A window from Streptomyces sp. NBC_00299 encodes these proteins:
- a CDS encoding SsgA family sporulation/cell division regulator yields the protein MDIALEQPAHARLITGDERELSVPAKLRYASTDPLAVYIDFPGDVSLDGHGATWTFARSLLEAGLGGAAGDGDVHIWPCGEERTVVELHSPYGMALLQFDTAALKRFLLRTYAVVASGEEDLGAVVERGLSALFGSV from the coding sequence ATGGACATCGCCCTCGAGCAGCCCGCCCACGCCCGTCTGATCACCGGCGACGAGCGCGAACTGTCCGTGCCCGCCAAGCTGCGCTACGCCTCCACGGACCCGCTGGCGGTGTACATCGACTTCCCGGGCGACGTCTCCCTCGATGGTCACGGTGCCACCTGGACCTTTGCGCGCAGCTTGCTGGAGGCGGGGCTGGGTGGGGCCGCCGGGGACGGGGACGTGCACATCTGGCCGTGCGGCGAGGAGCGCACGGTCGTGGAGCTGCACTCGCCCTACGGCATGGCCCTGCTCCAGTTCGACACCGCAGCCCTCAAGCGCTTCCTGCTGCGGACGTACGCGGTGGTCGCGTCCGGCGAGGAGGACCTCGGGGCGGTCGTGGAACGTGGCCTGAGCGCGCTGTTCGGCAGCGTATGA
- a CDS encoding PP2C family protein-serine/threonine phosphatase yields the protein MPSHLSADRPAAQPPGRGSVDALITQTRRLKGDVDAVRRDTQSDGSDPQERWQRALCDLALHHLNDLDEHLAQLRDGPALASPAPEAAPMARAVPSAPRRGSLLSRVGSAEWNLLTDEASWSGELYEILGRDPGAPPLTLDELPSLVLDEDRSRLTAMVTDCLIDAKPIDGEFRIVRPDGEARTVHMMGEPVLDTDGSTASMWAVLRDVSELRRCRRAVSETRDSLQHDRHHAQTEHRLAVELQEAVLPPWRGSLRLPHQGPRTLDLAARHLPASTSALIGGDWYDALELADGETLLSVGDLTGHGVAVASGMATLLGAVRGMAMAGTQPGQLMSWLNQLLDATVQPALGSAVCCRYRPETRTLVWAQAGHPAPLLFRDGTGRRLNAPDGVLLGATSGAVYAQAEEALEVGDVLLLHTDGLVPGHSAADSVNSLLGLGPRIGEAGTAQDCVRLVIEEFGESEREDNACVLVVRVTS from the coding sequence ATGCCGTCCCATCTCTCTGCGGACCGCCCCGCCGCTCAGCCGCCCGGACGCGGCTCGGTCGACGCGCTGATAACGCAGACGCGGCGGCTCAAGGGCGACGTCGACGCCGTGCGGCGGGACACGCAGAGCGACGGCTCGGACCCGCAGGAGCGGTGGCAGCGGGCGCTGTGCGACCTCGCGCTGCACCACCTCAACGACCTCGACGAGCACCTGGCCCAGCTGCGGGACGGCCCGGCCCTCGCCTCCCCGGCGCCCGAAGCCGCGCCCATGGCCCGGGCCGTGCCGTCGGCTCCCCGGCGCGGCTCGCTGCTCAGCCGGGTCGGCAGCGCGGAGTGGAACCTGCTGACGGACGAGGCCAGTTGGTCCGGCGAGCTCTACGAGATCCTGGGGCGCGACCCCGGCGCTCCCCCTCTCACCCTTGACGAGCTGCCGTCCCTGGTGCTCGACGAGGACCGGTCGAGGCTGACCGCAATGGTCACCGACTGCCTCATCGACGCCAAGCCCATCGACGGGGAGTTCCGGATCGTACGGCCGGACGGCGAGGCCCGGACCGTGCACATGATGGGCGAGCCCGTGCTCGACACTGACGGCAGCACCGCCTCGATGTGGGCCGTGCTGCGGGACGTCAGCGAACTGCGCCGCTGCCGGCGTGCGGTGAGCGAGACCCGTGACTCGCTCCAGCACGACCGGCACCACGCACAGACCGAGCACCGGCTCGCGGTCGAGCTGCAGGAAGCCGTGCTACCGCCGTGGCGTGGCTCCCTGCGGCTCCCGCACCAAGGCCCCCGGACACTGGACCTCGCGGCCCGGCACCTGCCGGCGTCGACGAGCGCGCTGATCGGCGGCGACTGGTACGACGCGCTCGAACTGGCCGACGGCGAAACGCTGTTGAGTGTCGGCGACCTCACCGGGCACGGCGTCGCCGTGGCCTCTGGCATGGCCACCCTGCTGGGGGCCGTACGGGGAATGGCGATGGCCGGCACCCAGCCGGGCCAACTGATGTCCTGGCTCAACCAGTTACTCGACGCCACCGTCCAGCCGGCTCTCGGCAGTGCCGTCTGCTGCCGCTACCGGCCCGAGACCCGCACCCTGGTCTGGGCGCAGGCCGGACACCCCGCCCCGCTGCTGTTCCGCGACGGGACGGGGCGCAGGCTGAACGCGCCGGACGGCGTCCTGCTCGGAGCCACCTCGGGTGCCGTCTACGCGCAGGCCGAAGAGGCCCTCGAGGTGGGCGACGTGCTCCTGTTGCACACCGACGGACTGGTGCCGGGGCACAGCGCGGCGGACTCCGTGAACAGCCTCCTCGGCCTGGGCCCCCGCATCGGCGAGGCAGGCACCGCACAGGACTGCGTACGGCTGGTCATCGAGGAGTTCGGTGAGAGTGAGCGTGAGGACAATGCCTGTGTGCTCGTGGTCAGGGTGACGTCCTAG
- a CDS encoding baeRF3 domain-containing protein, with product MEHALSPTTLTELRRPRPYPAVSVLTPTHPREPYRAQDQVRLRNVVAKAKKQLEADPSVTRERRVDVERQLDQALSEIDLTHAEDGLVIFAAPGEHQVWSVARTVPERVVLSDTFLTRNLVSAQAAERPFWVLSVSTDRVTLWHGALDRVTDARVGGFPLTRDIQNFDAERQERIGDVPSKFRDEDTRHFLKEADSALGEVLQHNPGQLYVTGEPAALALLDEIGGITKSAVHVPHGGLAHGTREAVWQAVRPVIAAEDRRGTDALARELETALGRKAFAAGVDEVWRSAREGRVRLLAVEENYRVTVRGEDGDHLIPAESGDLDAREDIVDEIVEQCLETGAEVRFVPDGTLSGAQGIAGVLRY from the coding sequence ATGGAGCACGCACTCAGTCCCACGACCCTCACCGAGCTGCGGCGCCCGCGCCCCTATCCGGCCGTGTCCGTGCTGACGCCCACGCATCCCCGGGAGCCCTATCGGGCCCAGGACCAGGTCCGGCTGCGCAATGTCGTGGCCAAGGCCAAGAAACAGCTGGAGGCCGATCCTTCGGTCACCCGCGAGCGCCGGGTCGACGTCGAACGGCAGCTCGACCAGGCCCTCTCCGAGATCGATCTGACGCACGCCGAGGACGGCTTGGTGATCTTCGCCGCTCCGGGCGAGCACCAGGTGTGGTCGGTCGCTCGCACCGTACCCGAGCGGGTAGTGCTCTCGGACACCTTCCTGACCCGCAACCTCGTCTCCGCGCAGGCCGCCGAGCGGCCGTTCTGGGTGCTCTCGGTCTCCACGGACCGCGTCACCCTGTGGCACGGCGCTCTGGACCGAGTCACCGATGCCCGAGTCGGCGGCTTCCCGCTGACCCGGGACATCCAGAACTTCGACGCGGAGCGCCAGGAACGGATCGGCGACGTGCCGAGCAAGTTCCGCGACGAGGACACCCGCCACTTCCTGAAGGAGGCGGACTCCGCGCTGGGCGAAGTCCTGCAGCACAACCCAGGACAGCTGTACGTCACCGGCGAGCCGGCCGCGCTGGCCCTGCTGGACGAGATCGGCGGCATCACCAAATCCGCCGTGCACGTCCCCCACGGCGGGCTCGCGCACGGCACCCGCGAGGCGGTGTGGCAGGCGGTCCGGCCGGTCATCGCCGCCGAGGACCGCAGAGGGACCGACGCCCTGGCCCGGGAACTCGAAACCGCCCTCGGCCGGAAGGCGTTCGCCGCCGGAGTCGACGAGGTGTGGCGCAGCGCGCGCGAGGGCCGGGTGCGACTGCTGGCCGTCGAGGAGAACTACCGCGTGACGGTGCGCGGCGAGGACGGCGACCATCTGATCCCGGCGGAGAGCGGCGACCTCGACGCCCGCGAGGACATCGTGGACGAGATCGTCGAGCAGTGTCTGGAGACCGGCGCCGAGGTCCGCTTCGTGCCGGACGGCACGCTGAGCGGGGCCCAGGGAATCGCGGGCGTGCTGCGGTACTGA